A segment of the Verrucomicrobiia bacterium genome:
CTGAAAAACGCGCGTCGCCGGATGCGCCTTCTTCCCGTGCCGCGGTGCCAGCCTTTCGATCAGGTCCGCGAGCTGCCGCGTCGTCTCGAACCTGCGGGACTCCCGGTCATGGACGATTGCATGCGCGAATCGTCTCGATTGCCGCTCGTCACCGTATTCCCAAAAAATCCGCGCGAGCTCCTGGCCCCTCGCCGTGTTGACCAGTTCCGCCGCCGTCAACGCCTGCCGCGTGTCCATGCGCATGTCCAGCGGCCCGTCCTGCTGAAAACTGAATCCCCGCTCCGCGACATCCAGCTGCGGCGAACTCACCCCGAGATCCAGCAAAACGCCATCGCATCGATTTGCAGGCAACCACTCTGTCAGTTCCGAAAAATTGCAGCGGCGCAGCTCGAACCGCCCCGCAAACCGGCTCAACCGCTGCCTGCCATTCTCAATCGCGGCGCCATCGCGATCGCATCCATACAACCATCCAGTCGGTGAACTCCTGTCCAATATGGCTTCCGCGTGTCCAGCCCCACCGAGGGTCCCGTCGGCGTAGACCCCACCCGGCTTCGGGGACAGCGCGTTCAGCACTTCCGCCATCATCACCGGCTTGTGGACGAAATCGGGCACTTCGCATCGGCTCCTCGCTCAGGACCTGATCAGCTCAGGCGTTTCGGGCGATGGTCCCGCCGCAGGAGTTTCCGTTTTTTCCTGCACGGCAATCTTGACTGGAACCACCTCAACATCCGCCTCGCTCAGGTCGTTTCGAACCACGCGTATGCGTTCCAGCGAGAGCTCGCCCTGCACGGGACCTTTATCAAAGCGGGCAATCCCGGTGTGGTTGCGCGGCTGACGCCAGCTGAGCGGATTCAGGCGTTTGAAAAAACTTTTCCAGCGGGCGCCACCTTGTGGTTTCGCTGCTGTCACAACAGCCACGGGTTTCGTCACCGCCGCTGGCCCGCAAATCTCCGGCTTCGGCGGCATCGCGGTCTCCATCGCTTTTGGCAAAACTTCGTTGACGGGCCTCGACGCCCCGGTTTCGTGCGGCAGGCGGCGATTGAACTCCGCCTGGACCGCTTGCGAACGCGCGGACGTGAACGGATTCTTTTCCGAACCAAATTTTGGCAGCCGATTCTTCTCGCGCATTGCGTAACGGCTCTCACCGTCGTGCAGCCCGATCAGGCTCTTTCCCGATGTCAACAATCGTCCAAGGCTCATGGCTTACTCCATCATCTTGAATGCTTCCTGCGCCATGATGGCGTCAGAAGCACGAACACGGTCGTATCGCTCTGGATTCCAAATCTCAAAGCGGTCGAGCAACCCAACGAGGACGGCCTCGTCTTGAATCCCTGCCGCCTTCGCCATTCCTTCGGGCAGGCAAATGCGGCCGCCCTTGTCCAGCGTGACTTGTTCCGACTCGCTGCCGATGAACCGTTTGAGAACGACCTTGTTCGGATCGCCATTGGGCATCGCATCGATGTCGCGCATGAGTTCCGCCATTTCCTTGGGAGGCAGGACTCGCAAACAGGGTCCTTCCTTCGCCTTCGGCCAGAGCATCAGTGTGAACTCAACACTCGCGTCGG
Coding sequences within it:
- the rsmH gene encoding 16S rRNA (cytosine(1402)-N(4))-methyltransferase RsmH; its protein translation is MPDFVHKPVMMAEVLNALSPKPGGVYADGTLGGAGHAEAILDRSSPTGWLYGCDRDGAAIENGRQRLSRFAGRFELRRCNFSELTEWLPANRCDGVLLDLGVSSPQLDVAERGFSFQQDGPLDMRMDTRQALTAAELVNTARGQELARIFWEYGDERQSRRFAHAIVHDRESRRFETTRQLADLIERLAPRHGKKAHPATRVFQALRIAVNDEIGSLNRGLEASLQILKAGGRLAVITFHSLEDRVVKEFGRTHARDYTFPGEVDVPELRQPKVPELKWVSRKAILPGDEELAENPRSRSAQLRVMEKAGLV